A region of Malaciobacter marinus DNA encodes the following proteins:
- the metH gene encoding methionine synthase, producing the protein MREKIEEIIKNRVLVIDGAMGTQLQLADIKDEDWFFENNNLEGCNELLNLTAPDVIKGIYNAYAKADANLISTNTFGSMPWVLDEYGIGHMSYELSKIGASLAKEVCQEYQSEDKPRYVLGSIGPGTKLPSLAHIEYDEMYEGYKTMAKGLVDGGVDIFLLETCQDPLQIKTALHALQDVASHIPIMVSVTIELSGTMLIGTDASTIATILEPFNILSLGFNCGTGPKQVLKHVKTLSEVSKFPISVHANAGLPQNKGGYTYYPMGPKEFVQLQEKFLDIDGVAFLGGCCGTTPQHIKALADAVKDKTVKKPIGTHEASLASLFNSVALRQESSALLIGERSNATGSKAFRELLKAEDYEGTLSVGQQQVRAGAHVIDVSVGFAGRDESKDMHKVISLYTQKIPLPLMPDSTQIKALEVALKKIGGRPIINSVNLEDGEEKFDEVCKLAKRFGAALVCLVIDEVGMAKTSQRKVEVAQRIYDLAVNRHGFRPEDLVFDMLVFTVGSGDDEYRTAAIETIEAIKEFQKRHPNVGTTLGLSNISFGLDSKARVYLNSMFLHYCVQAGLTSAIVNVKHILPINKISQEDKKACDDLLFNNQKDGDPLFKFIDHFSNLEEQEDQSDEEFQKLEPIEKVKKLLLDGDKERMLPLVEELRHEIKPEIIVNEWLIDGMKIIGDLFGSGQMQLPFVLQSAETMKATVDSLNPYLPKEDKATETVLVLGTVKGDVHDVGKNLVDIILSNNGFKVINIGIKADINDFVIAVREHKAQAIGMSGLLVKSTAVMKENLEELQRQGIDIPVLLGGAALTKSFINDFCRPIYDGPIFYCRDAFDGVVSMKRIEDGEENNTALAADLIQIKDTSPKKEEKEIIIPPYEDIKLPSKAEFTFPPYWGRQVKTSKDIDNELVFKWINHRVLFRQRWGYKRAGQKTEDFIKHEEEVVKPLYEKLKEELIQKKVFEPISIQAYYPCMSHDNKLYIFDYEKHGFNSLDEAKKVPNLDEAIKVLEFPRQKRKPHRCISDFFANDRLDVVGFTLASAGLKITSYERELYDQGKFSEYFQVHGLGVELAESLAEVIHKQIRLDLDIVPKEGPTLYDVQMKQYVGCRYSPGYAACPELSQNRDFFDLLNPEEFGITLSETFQMDPEQTTCAIVVPHHEANYYNI; encoded by the coding sequence ATGAGAGAAAAAATCGAAGAAATTATAAAAAATAGGGTTTTAGTAATAGATGGAGCTATGGGAACACAGCTTCAACTTGCTGATATAAAAGATGAAGATTGGTTTTTTGAAAATAATAATTTAGAAGGATGCAATGAGTTATTAAATCTTACTGCACCTGATGTAATTAAAGGTATTTATAATGCTTATGCAAAAGCTGATGCAAACTTAATAAGTACAAATACCTTTGGTTCTATGCCATGGGTACTTGATGAGTATGGTATTGGGCATATGTCTTATGAACTTTCAAAAATAGGTGCAAGCTTGGCAAAAGAAGTTTGCCAAGAGTATCAAAGTGAAGATAAACCAAGATATGTTTTAGGTTCAATAGGACCAGGAACTAAACTACCCTCATTAGCTCATATTGAATATGATGAGATGTATGAGGGATATAAAACAATGGCAAAAGGCTTAGTTGATGGAGGAGTAGATATATTTCTTCTTGAAACTTGCCAAGATCCCCTTCAAATAAAAACAGCACTTCATGCACTTCAAGATGTAGCTTCACATATACCAATTATGGTCTCTGTTACTATTGAACTTAGTGGAACAATGCTAATAGGAACTGATGCTTCTACTATTGCAACTATTTTAGAACCTTTTAATATATTATCTTTAGGTTTTAATTGTGGTACAGGACCAAAACAAGTACTTAAGCATGTAAAAACATTAAGTGAAGTGTCAAAATTTCCCATATCTGTTCATGCAAATGCAGGTTTACCACAAAATAAAGGTGGATATACTTATTATCCAATGGGACCTAAAGAGTTTGTTCAATTGCAAGAAAAGTTTTTAGATATTGATGGAGTTGCTTTTTTAGGTGGATGTTGTGGAACTACTCCTCAACACATAAAAGCATTAGCAGATGCAGTTAAAGATAAAACTGTAAAAAAACCAATAGGAACTCATGAAGCTTCTCTTGCTTCATTGTTTAATAGTGTTGCTTTAAGACAAGAGTCATCTGCTTTATTAATTGGAGAAAGAAGTAATGCAACAGGAAGTAAAGCTTTTAGAGAATTACTTAAAGCTGAAGATTATGAAGGTACTTTAAGTGTAGGACAACAACAAGTAAGAGCAGGAGCACATGTAATTGATGTTTCTGTTGGCTTTGCTGGACGAGATGAAAGTAAAGATATGCATAAAGTTATATCTTTATATACTCAAAAAATACCATTGCCTCTTATGCCTGATTCAACTCAAATAAAAGCCTTAGAAGTAGCACTAAAAAAAATCGGTGGAAGACCTATTATTAATTCTGTAAATCTTGAAGACGGTGAAGAAAAGTTTGATGAGGTTTGTAAATTAGCAAAAAGATTTGGTGCAGCATTAGTTTGTTTAGTAATTGATGAAGTTGGAATGGCTAAAACTAGCCAAAGAAAAGTAGAAGTTGCCCAAAGAATATATGATCTAGCAGTAAATAGACATGGCTTTAGACCTGAAGATTTAGTTTTTGATATGCTTGTATTTACAGTAGGTTCTGGAGATGATGAGTATAGAACTGCTGCTATTGAAACAATAGAAGCAATAAAAGAGTTTCAAAAAAGACATCCAAATGTTGGAACAACACTAGGTTTATCAAATATTTCATTTGGATTAGATTCAAAAGCTAGAGTCTATTTAAACTCTATGTTTTTACATTATTGTGTACAAGCTGGACTTACAAGTGCAATTGTAAATGTTAAACATATACTACCAATAAATAAGATTTCACAAGAAGATAAAAAAGCGTGTGATGATTTACTTTTTAATAATCAAAAAGATGGTGACCCTTTATTTAAATTTATTGACCACTTTTCAAATTTAGAAGAACAAGAAGATCAAAGTGATGAAGAGTTTCAAAAATTAGAACCAATAGAAAAAGTTAAAAAATTACTTTTAGATGGTGATAAAGAAAGAATGCTTCCTTTAGTTGAGGAATTAAGACATGAGATTAAACCAGAAATAATTGTAAATGAATGGTTAATTGATGGGATGAAAATAATTGGTGATTTATTTGGAAGTGGACAAATGCAGTTACCATTTGTACTTCAAAGTGCAGAAACAATGAAAGCTACAGTTGATAGTTTAAATCCTTATTTACCAAAAGAAGATAAAGCAACTGAAACTGTTCTTGTTCTTGGAACAGTTAAAGGTGATGTGCATGATGTAGGTAAAAATCTTGTTGATATTATTTTAAGTAACAATGGTTTTAAAGTTATAAATATTGGTATTAAAGCAGATATAAATGACTTTGTTATTGCTGTACGCGAACATAAAGCACAAGCAATAGGAATGAGTGGACTTTTAGTTAAAAGTACAGCAGTGATGAAAGAAAACTTAGAAGAGTTACAAAGACAAGGTATTGATATTCCTGTATTATTAGGTGGTGCTGCATTAACTAAATCATTTATTAATGATTTTTGTAGACCTATTTATGATGGACCAATTTTTTATTGTAGGGATGCTTTTGATGGAGTAGTATCTATGAAAAGAATAGAAGATGGGGAAGAAAACAATACTGCATTAGCTGCTGATTTAATTCAAATAAAAGATACAAGTCCTAAAAAAGAAGAAAAAGAGATTATTATTCCACCTTATGAAGATATAAAACTTCCAAGTAAAGCTGAATTTACTTTTCCTCCATATTGGGGACGTCAGGTAAAAACATCTAAAGATATAGATAATGAATTAGTATTTAAATGGATAAATCATAGGGTATTATTTAGACAAAGATGGGGATATAAAAGAGCTGGACAAAAAACAGAAGATTTTATAAAACATGAAGAAGAAGTAGTTAAGCCCTTATATGAAAAATTAAAAGAAGAATTAATTCAAAAAAAGGTTTTTGAACCAATTTCAATACAAGCATATTACCCTTGTATGTCACATGATAATAAACTATATATATTTGATTATGAAAAACATGGATTTAACTCATTAGATGAAGCAAAAAAAGTTCCAAACTTAGATGAAGCAATAAAAGTACTAGAGTTTCCAAGACAAAAAAGAAAACCACATAGATGTATATCTGATTTTTTTGCAAATGATAGATTAGATGTAGTTGGATTTACTCTTGCAAGTGCTGGATTAAAAATTACGTCATATGAAAGAGAGTTATATGATCAAGGAAAATTTAGTGAATATTTTCAAGTACATGGATTAGGAGTAGAATTAGCCGAATCTTTAGCAGAAGTTATTCATAAGCAAATTAGACTTGATTTAGATATAGTTCCAAAAGAAGGACCAACTCTTTATGATGTTCAAATGAAACAATATGTTGGTTGTAGATATTCTCCTGGTTATGCTGCTTGTCCTGAACTTAGTCAAAATAGAGATTTTTTTGATTTATTGAACCCTGAAGAGTTTGGAATCACACTAAGTGAAACTTTTCAAATGGATCCTGAACAAACAACTTGTGCTATAGTTGTGCCTCATCACGAAGCTAATTACTATAATATTTAG